A single region of the Polymorphum gilvum SL003B-26A1 genome encodes:
- a CDS encoding SDR family NAD(P)-dependent oxidoreductase: MSDPAFENRIAVVTGASRGIGYFVARALGAAGAHVVALARTVGGLEELDDEIRAAGGPAPTLVPLDLTDYDGIDRLGAALYERFGRLDVLIGNAGILGTLSPLGHVDIKTWDQVMAINVTANWRLIRSLDPLLRRSDAGRAVFLSSGAAQKCKAYWGPYSVSKAAVEALVRTYAAETLQTPIKANLVNPGPMRTAMRAKAMPGEDPETLPHPSEIASAILDLSAPACTVTGKLYDHPSREIREFLPICS, translated from the coding sequence ATGTCCGATCCCGCTTTCGAAAACCGCATCGCCGTCGTCACCGGAGCCTCCCGCGGCATCGGCTATTTCGTCGCCAGGGCGCTCGGCGCCGCCGGCGCCCATGTCGTCGCGCTCGCGCGCACGGTCGGCGGCCTGGAGGAACTCGACGACGAGATCCGCGCCGCGGGCGGTCCGGCGCCGACACTGGTGCCGCTCGACCTGACCGATTACGATGGGATCGACAGACTCGGCGCGGCGCTCTACGAGCGCTTCGGCAGGCTCGACGTCCTGATCGGCAACGCCGGCATCCTCGGCACGTTGTCGCCGCTCGGCCACGTCGACATCAAGACCTGGGACCAGGTGATGGCGATCAACGTCACCGCCAACTGGCGCCTGATCCGCTCGCTCGATCCGCTGCTGCGCCGGTCGGACGCCGGCCGCGCCGTGTTCCTGTCCTCGGGCGCGGCGCAGAAGTGCAAGGCCTACTGGGGCCCCTACTCCGTTTCCAAGGCCGCGGTGGAAGCCCTCGTGCGCACCTATGCCGCCGAGACGCTGCAGACGCCGATCAAGGCCAACCTGGTCAATCCGGGTCCGATGCGCACCGCCATGCGTGCCAAGGCCATGCCGGGCGAGGATCCCGAGACGCTGCCGCATCCCTCCGAGATCGCCTCAGCAATCCTCGATCTGTCGGCCCCCGCCTGCACCGTCACGGGCAAGCTCTACGACCATCCGTCGCGCGAGATCCGCGAGTTCCTCCCGATCTGCTCCTGA
- a CDS encoding TraR/DksA family transcriptional regulator has translation MTVDLDLARTRLAARKAELEALSALSAANRAPVELDQQAVGRLSRMDALQMQAMAQAAERQRRAERARLDSALRRLTDGDYGYCLECGEEIPDRRLAIDPAAALCVRCAT, from the coding sequence ATGACCGTGGATCTTGATCTGGCCCGCACGCGGCTTGCCGCCCGCAAGGCCGAACTTGAAGCCCTGAGCGCCCTGTCCGCGGCCAACCGGGCGCCGGTCGAGCTCGACCAGCAGGCCGTCGGACGGCTGTCGCGCATGGACGCGCTGCAGATGCAGGCCATGGCGCAGGCCGCCGAGCGCCAACGCCGGGCCGAACGCGCCAGGCTCGACTCGGCGCTGCGCCGCCTGACGGACGGCGACTACGGCTATTGCCTCGAGTGTGGCGAGGAGATCCCCGACCGGCGCCTCGCCATCGATCCGGCCGCGGCGCTGTGCGTACGGTGCGCGACATAG
- a CDS encoding NnrU family protein → MIQLLAGLVVFLGVHSIPMLPAFRRALMARFGDGPYRLVFSVVALVGLVLIIHGYGAARMAGPPQLYDPPLWTRHLALLLMVPVFILLIAAYLPGRLKRMLRHPMLLAIKIWAFSHLLSNGDLASVLLFGSFLAWAVADRISVKRRGLNGQGPLSERAGRNETIAIIGGLALYAAFVVKLHEVLIGVPPI, encoded by the coding sequence ATGATCCAGCTTCTGGCAGGTCTCGTGGTGTTCCTGGGCGTGCACAGTATTCCGATGCTGCCGGCATTCAGGCGCGCTCTGATGGCACGGTTCGGCGACGGGCCCTACCGGCTCGTCTTCAGCGTCGTCGCCCTCGTCGGGCTGGTACTGATCATCCACGGCTACGGCGCCGCCCGCATGGCCGGCCCGCCGCAGCTCTACGATCCGCCGCTGTGGACGCGCCATCTGGCACTGCTGTTGATGGTGCCGGTGTTCATCCTGCTGATCGCAGCCTATCTGCCGGGGCGGCTGAAGCGGATGCTGCGCCATCCGATGCTGCTTGCAATCAAGATCTGGGCGTTTTCCCACCTTCTTTCCAACGGCGACCTCGCCTCGGTGCTGCTGTTCGGCAGCTTTCTCGCCTGGGCGGTCGCCGACCGGATCTCCGTCAAGCGGCGCGGCCTGAACGGCCAGGGCCCGCTTTCCGAGCGCGCCGGACGCAACGAGACCATCGCGATCATCGGCGGCCTCGCGCTCTACGCCGCCTTCGTCGTCAAGCTGCACGAGGTGCTGATCGGTGTGCCGCCGATCTGA
- a CDS encoding PQQ-binding-like beta-propeller repeat protein, with product MSEFTDPINPFSKKEKILPGERQPLFAGADPLAQASGQAASLGPASGGQDWPQSGGPETNDPGNVAVSVAGARVWRASIGSSGGGLTTSALRTAARPVSQGGRLYVYKPTGEVVSLSTGGARGWTRSLRPEGERDSAAGGGVAVSGGRVFAATGYRQLAALDAGSGQVLWTADLGAPARGAPAVGAGHVFVVTQTNEVYAVKQDDGTVAWTYSGISESAGLLSAASPAVSGNTVVVPFSSGEIMALDIKTGEPKWVDAVARSFRTLAVSGLADVAASPVVSGGTVYATGVAGRTIAASLSSGERLWEQDIGSVHTPVVSGNALFMVTLDDRMVALDRKTGRPLWSADLPQIESRKQRRNWAGPALANGTLVAFSNDGRLAQVDAVSGKVLSARDVQTKVFVTPIIAGGRVIVLEGDSGIAAFN from the coding sequence GTGTCCGAGTTCACCGACCCGATCAATCCTTTCTCGAAGAAGGAGAAGATCCTGCCCGGAGAGCGCCAGCCGCTGTTCGCGGGCGCCGATCCTCTGGCGCAGGCGAGCGGGCAGGCCGCCAGTCTCGGTCCGGCCAGCGGCGGCCAGGACTGGCCGCAGTCGGGCGGCCCGGAGACCAACGACCCGGGCAACGTAGCCGTGTCGGTCGCCGGCGCGCGGGTCTGGCGCGCGTCGATCGGCAGCAGTGGCGGCGGCCTGACTACCTCGGCCCTGCGCACGGCAGCCCGTCCCGTCTCCCAGGGCGGCCGGCTCTATGTCTACAAGCCGACCGGCGAGGTCGTGTCGCTGAGCACGGGCGGCGCACGCGGCTGGACGCGGTCGCTGCGTCCCGAGGGCGAGCGGGATTCCGCAGCTGGCGGTGGTGTGGCGGTGTCGGGAGGACGCGTGTTCGCCGCCACCGGCTATCGCCAGCTGGCAGCCCTCGACGCCGGCTCCGGCCAGGTGCTGTGGACAGCGGATCTGGGTGCGCCGGCGCGCGGTGCGCCAGCGGTCGGCGCGGGTCACGTCTTCGTGGTGACGCAGACCAACGAGGTCTATGCCGTCAAGCAGGACGACGGCACCGTCGCCTGGACCTATTCCGGCATTTCGGAATCCGCCGGTCTGCTGTCGGCGGCGAGCCCTGCGGTTTCGGGCAACACGGTGGTCGTTCCGTTCTCCTCCGGAGAGATCATGGCGCTCGACATTAAGACCGGCGAGCCGAAGTGGGTCGATGCGGTCGCGCGCTCGTTCCGCACCCTTGCGGTGTCCGGGCTTGCCGACGTTGCGGCGAGCCCGGTGGTTTCCGGCGGTACCGTCTATGCGACCGGCGTCGCCGGCCGCACCATCGCCGCCTCGCTGTCCAGCGGCGAGCGGCTGTGGGAGCAGGACATCGGTAGCGTCCACACGCCGGTCGTGTCCGGCAACGCCCTGTTCATGGTCACCCTCGACGACCGCATGGTGGCGCTCGACCGCAAGACCGGCAGGCCGCTGTGGTCGGCCGACCTGCCGCAGATTGAGAGCCGAAAGCAGCGCCGCAATTGGGCCGGCCCCGCTCTGGCCAATGGTACCCTGGTCGCATTTTCCAACGACGGACGCCTTGCGCAGGTCGATGCGGTGTCCGGCAAGGTGCTGTCGGCGCGCGACGTGCAGACCAAGGTGTTCGTGACGCCGATCATCGCCGGCGGGCGCGTGATCGTGCTCGAGGGCGACAGCGGCATCGCGGCGTTCAACTGA
- the purF gene encoding amidophosphoribosyltransferase: protein MNGETDFEFDLDLDGDTLREECGVFGVLGHEDAAALTALGLHALQHRGQEAAGIVTLDNDQFRAERHLGLVGDHFSDADTIARLSGSAAIGHVRYSTTGETILRNVQPLFAELDGGGIAICHNGNFTNALTLRRQLIRDGAICQSTSDSEVVLQLLARSRQPKIVDRFIEAIKQMEGAYSLVALTGKKLIGARDPLGIRPLVLGDLNGAPILASETCALDIIGARFIREIENGEVIVCSTGGIESFFPFGRRKARPCIFEYIYFSRPDSILGGRSVYDVRREMGRQLAIESQVEADVVVPVPDSGVPAAIGYSQESGIPFELGIIRNHYVGRTFIEPTQSIRTLGVKLKHSANRSQIAGKRVTLIDDSLVRGTTSVKIVQMIRDAGAREVHFRLASPPIRYSDYYGIDTPVREKLLAARYSLEEMRAYIGADTLAFLSVEGIYRAMGYDGRDDENPQFTDHCFTGDYPTPLTDLSGDAEFRHPPRLVEVR from the coding sequence ATGAACGGCGAGACCGATTTCGAGTTCGACCTGGACCTGGACGGCGACACCTTGCGGGAAGAATGCGGCGTCTTCGGTGTGCTCGGTCACGAGGATGCCGCGGCCCTGACAGCCCTTGGTCTTCATGCCCTGCAGCACCGCGGCCAGGAGGCCGCCGGGATCGTGACGCTGGACAACGATCAGTTCCGGGCCGAGCGGCACCTCGGGCTGGTCGGCGATCATTTCTCCGACGCCGACACGATTGCCCGCCTGTCCGGCTCTGCCGCCATCGGCCATGTGCGCTATTCGACTACCGGCGAGACCATCCTGCGCAACGTGCAGCCGCTGTTTGCCGAACTCGACGGCGGCGGCATCGCGATCTGCCACAACGGCAACTTCACCAACGCCCTGACGCTGCGCCGCCAGCTCATTCGCGACGGCGCGATCTGCCAGTCGACCTCCGATTCCGAGGTCGTCCTGCAGCTCCTCGCCCGCAGCCGCCAGCCCAAGATCGTCGACCGCTTCATCGAGGCGATCAAGCAGATGGAAGGCGCCTATTCGCTGGTCGCCCTCACCGGCAAGAAGCTGATCGGCGCGCGCGATCCTCTCGGCATCCGCCCGCTCGTCCTCGGCGACCTCAACGGCGCGCCGATCCTGGCGTCGGAGACCTGTGCCCTCGACATCATCGGCGCCCGGTTCATCCGCGAGATCGAGAACGGCGAGGTCATCGTCTGCAGCACCGGCGGTATCGAATCGTTCTTCCCCTTCGGTAGGCGCAAGGCGCGTCCCTGCATCTTCGAATACATCTACTTCTCGCGACCGGATTCCATCCTCGGCGGCCGCAGCGTCTACGACGTGCGGCGCGAGATGGGCCGCCAGCTCGCGATCGAATCTCAGGTCGAAGCGGATGTCGTCGTGCCGGTGCCCGACAGCGGCGTGCCGGCCGCCATCGGCTACAGTCAGGAATCGGGCATTCCCTTCGAGCTCGGCATCATCCGCAACCACTATGTCGGGCGCACCTTCATCGAGCCGACCCAGTCGATCCGCACCCTCGGCGTCAAGCTGAAGCATTCGGCCAACCGCAGCCAGATCGCCGGCAAGCGCGTCACGCTGATCGACGACAGCCTCGTGCGCGGCACGACCTCGGTCAAGATCGTCCAGATGATCCGCGACGCGGGCGCTCGGGAAGTCCACTTCCGCCTCGCCAGCCCGCCGATCCGCTACTCGGATTATTACGGCATCGATACGCCGGTGCGCGAGAAGCTGCTCGCCGCCCGCTATAGCCTGGAGGAGATGCGGGCCTATATCGGCGCCGACACGCTCGCCTTCCTGTCGGTCGAGGGCATCTACCGCGCCATGGGCTACGACGGGCGCGACGACGAGAACCCGCAGTTCACCGATCACTGCTTCACCGGCGATTACCCGACCCCGCTCACCGACCTGTCCGGAGACGCGGAGTTCCGTCACCCCCCGCGTCTGGTCGAGGTACGATAG
- a CDS encoding tetratricopeptide repeat protein: MSDIFREVDEDIRQEKYRRLWDRFGLWIIVLAVVIVAGTGGYRGWSYWQQTKAREAGDMFLRAVALAESGQHLEAQELFGRLETATGGYPVLARLRGATDLAVAGNPEEAIARFDAIAADRSVDSLMRDLASLRAGYLALDSLDHAAVQDRLEGVAGDANPWRFAAREILAFSAWKAGDTAAARDWIDRIVDDAAAPADVSGRVGILNELIRAAEGAAGSAAGNEGASQ, from the coding sequence ATGTCCGACATTTTTCGTGAAGTCGACGAAGATATCCGCCAGGAGAAATACCGTCGCTTGTGGGACCGGTTCGGTCTCTGGATCATCGTTCTGGCGGTTGTGATCGTCGCCGGTACCGGCGGCTACCGCGGCTGGAGCTACTGGCAGCAGACCAAGGCGCGCGAGGCGGGCGACATGTTCCTGCGCGCGGTCGCCCTCGCCGAGAGCGGGCAGCATCTCGAAGCTCAGGAGCTGTTCGGTCGGCTGGAGACTGCCACCGGCGGCTATCCGGTGCTGGCCCGCCTGCGCGGCGCCACCGACCTTGCCGTTGCCGGCAATCCGGAGGAGGCGATTGCGCGCTTCGACGCCATCGCCGCCGACCGTTCCGTCGATTCGCTGATGCGCGACCTGGCCAGCCTGCGCGCCGGCTATCTGGCGCTGGACAGTCTGGACCATGCGGCCGTGCAGGATCGCCTCGAGGGTGTCGCCGGGGACGCCAACCCGTGGCGCTTCGCCGCCCGCGAGATTCTGGCCTTCAGCGCCTGGAAGGCTGGCGACACCGCTGCCGCCCGCGACTGGATCGACCGTATCGTCGACGATGCAGCGGCGCCCGCAGACGTGTCGGGCCGGGTCGGCATCCTCAACGAGTTGATCCGGGCCGCCGAAGGCGCGGCCGGATCAGCAGCCGGCAACGAAGGGGCCAGCCAGTGA
- the alr gene encoding alanine racemase encodes MSSVSPEALAGGVLTVDTAAIADNWRALAGQLGPGARCAATVKADAYGCGIPATVRALAASGCDTFFVALPAEGIAVREAAPGATIYVLDGLFPGTAPAYAEARLRPVLGSLPELEEWALFCRSRKVRLEAAVHVDTGMNRLGLTEQEAERLAGDRDLLDSFALALVISHLACGAEPGHPLNRQQLERFRTLSGHFPDAVRSLANSAGIFLGADYHFDLVRPGIALYGGKALDSFDNPMRPVARVEARILQLRTVRAGEGVGYGLAQTVRRDTRLAVVAAGYADGLLRRAGGSDDRPGGHGWIVGHRVPVFGRISMDMQALDVTDVPAALLRRGAMVELIGPHVAASELAAVADTIDYEYLTALGRRFHRRYAPLAEVAG; translated from the coding sequence ATGAGTTCCGTATCCCCAGAAGCCCTCGCCGGCGGCGTGCTGACCGTCGACACTGCGGCGATCGCCGACAACTGGCGCGCACTCGCCGGCCAACTCGGGCCGGGCGCGCGCTGCGCCGCGACCGTCAAGGCCGACGCCTACGGTTGCGGCATTCCGGCGACCGTGCGCGCGCTTGCCGCCAGCGGCTGCGACACGTTCTTCGTCGCCCTTCCCGCCGAGGGAATCGCCGTTCGCGAGGCCGCTCCGGGAGCGACGATCTACGTTCTCGACGGTCTGTTTCCCGGCACGGCACCGGCCTATGCCGAGGCGCGCCTGCGCCCGGTGCTCGGCTCGCTCCCCGAGCTGGAGGAATGGGCGCTGTTCTGCCGCAGCCGCAAGGTCCGGCTCGAGGCGGCGGTGCATGTCGACACCGGCATGAACCGGCTCGGCCTGACCGAGCAGGAAGCCGAGCGGCTCGCCGGCGACCGCGACCTGCTCGACTCCTTCGCTCTGGCTCTGGTCATCAGCCACCTCGCCTGCGGCGCCGAGCCCGGACATCCGCTCAACAGGCAGCAGTTGGAGCGGTTCAGGACACTTTCAGGACACTTTCCGGACGCCGTCAGGTCGCTGGCCAATTCCGCCGGTATCTTCCTCGGCGCCGACTACCATTTCGACCTGGTCCGCCCGGGGATCGCGCTCTACGGCGGCAAGGCCTTGGATTCCTTTGACAATCCGATGCGGCCCGTGGCCAGGGTGGAGGCGCGGATCCTGCAGCTGCGCACCGTGCGGGCCGGCGAGGGCGTCGGCTACGGCCTCGCCCAGACGGTGCGCCGCGACACCCGTCTGGCCGTCGTCGCGGCCGGCTATGCCGATGGACTGCTGCGCCGCGCCGGCGGCAGCGACGACCGTCCTGGCGGCCACGGCTGGATCGTCGGGCACCGGGTGCCGGTTTTCGGGCGCATCTCGATGGACATGCAAGCCCTTGATGTGACTGATGTTCCCGCCGCCCTGCTGCGCCGGGGCGCGATGGTCGAACTGATCGGTCCGCATGTCGCGGCGAGCGAACTGGCGGCCGTGGCCGACACCATCGACTATGAATATCTCACCGCGCTCGGCCGCCGCTTCCACCGCCGCTACGCGCCCCTGGCAGAGGTTGCCGGCTGA
- the der gene encoding ribosome biogenesis GTPase Der, with product MGATVAIIGRPNVGKSTLFNRLVGKRLALVDDTPGVTRDRRPGEARLGDLRFTVIDTAGLEDADATSLEGRMRAQTEEAIAEADVVLFVIDARSGVTPLDSHFAEVARRSDRPVILLANKAEGRAGEGGLYDAFALGLGDPVAISAEHGEGLADLYEALLPYVERVEEEEAARDEARIGIDLDESGEAIEPETPAGTRERPLRVAIVGRPNAGKSTLINRMIGEERMLTGPEAGITRDSISVDWLWRDHHVKLFDTAGIRRKARVQEKLEKLSVADALRAIKFAEVVVVTLDATNAFEKQDLQIIDLVAREGRALVIAINKWDLVEDREAAWQAIRDAQDRYLNQIRGVQIATISGIQGQGIDRLMEAVFTAYDVWNTRISTARLNRWLDGVLAHHPPPAVQGRRVRLRYMTQAKTRPPHFVVFCSRPEELPESYTRYLVNTLRDKFDMPGTPIRLSYRKGENPYAGKAKKR from the coding sequence GTGGGCGCAACCGTCGCCATCATCGGCCGGCCGAACGTCGGCAAGTCGACTCTGTTCAACCGTCTGGTCGGCAAGCGGCTGGCGCTGGTCGACGACACGCCCGGCGTGACCCGCGATCGTCGCCCCGGCGAGGCGCGTCTTGGCGACCTGCGCTTCACGGTGATCGACACCGCCGGCCTGGAGGACGCGGACGCCACCAGCCTGGAAGGGCGCATGCGCGCCCAGACCGAGGAGGCGATCGCTGAAGCCGACGTGGTGCTGTTCGTCATCGATGCGCGCTCTGGCGTGACGCCGCTCGACAGCCATTTCGCCGAGGTCGCCCGGCGCAGCGACCGGCCGGTCATCCTGCTCGCCAACAAGGCGGAAGGGCGGGCCGGAGAAGGCGGTCTCTATGACGCCTTCGCCCTCGGCCTCGGCGATCCGGTCGCCATCTCGGCCGAGCACGGCGAGGGCCTGGCCGACCTCTACGAGGCGCTGCTGCCCTATGTGGAACGCGTCGAGGAGGAGGAAGCGGCCCGGGATGAGGCACGCATCGGCATCGACCTCGACGAGAGCGGCGAGGCGATCGAACCCGAGACGCCGGCCGGCACGCGCGAGCGGCCGCTCAGGGTGGCGATCGTCGGCCGGCCGAACGCCGGCAAATCGACGCTGATCAACCGCATGATCGGCGAGGAACGCATGCTGACCGGTCCGGAGGCCGGTATCACCCGCGATTCCATCTCGGTCGACTGGCTCTGGCGCGACCATCACGTCAAGCTGTTCGACACCGCCGGCATCCGCCGCAAGGCGCGGGTACAGGAGAAGCTGGAAAAGCTGTCGGTCGCCGACGCGTTGCGCGCGATCAAGTTCGCCGAGGTGGTGGTGGTCACGCTGGATGCGACAAACGCCTTCGAGAAGCAGGATCTTCAGATCATCGACCTGGTGGCGCGCGAAGGCCGCGCCCTGGTCATCGCCATCAACAAGTGGGATCTGGTCGAGGACCGCGAGGCGGCCTGGCAGGCGATCCGCGACGCCCAGGACCGCTATCTAAACCAGATCCGGGGTGTGCAGATTGCCACCATTTCCGGTATCCAGGGCCAGGGGATCGACCGGCTGATGGAAGCGGTGTTCACCGCCTACGACGTCTGGAACACGCGTATTTCCACGGCCCGGCTCAACCGCTGGCTCGACGGCGTGCTGGCGCATCATCCGCCCCCCGCGGTCCAGGGCCGGCGGGTGCGGCTGCGTTACATGACCCAGGCCAAGACCCGGCCGCCGCATTTCGTGGTGTTCTGCTCGCGGCCGGAGGAACTGCCGGAAAGCTACACCCGCTATCTGGTCAACACCCTGCGCGACAAGTTCGACATGCCCGGCACGCCGATCCGCCTTAGCTACCGCAAGGGCGAAAACCCCTACGCCGGCAAGGCCAAGAAACGCTGA
- a CDS encoding CvpA family protein has product MPITLLDGILLVIMLISAVLAMIRGFVREVLSIASWVAAAVAAYLLYGEVLPFARQYISNEYVALGAAVAGVFLITLIIVSYITMRISDFVLDSRIGALDRTLGFVFGAARGLLLVVVAMLFFNWFVPAERQPQWVAGAKSRPVLVSIGDRLIAALPEDPEQAIMDRIRSGRAGAGAVTDDQDGEDTGYSPSERQGLDQLTRGGSGN; this is encoded by the coding sequence ATGCCGATCACGCTACTGGACGGAATCCTTCTCGTCATCATGCTCATCTCGGCCGTACTGGCGATGATCCGCGGCTTCGTCCGCGAGGTGCTGTCGATCGCCTCGTGGGTCGCCGCCGCCGTCGCGGCCTATCTGCTCTATGGTGAGGTTCTGCCCTTCGCCAGGCAGTACATCTCGAACGAATACGTCGCCCTCGGCGCCGCGGTCGCCGGCGTGTTCCTGATCACGCTGATCATCGTCAGCTACATCACCATGCGCATCTCCGACTTCGTACTCGACAGCCGCATCGGCGCGCTCGACCGCACGCTCGGGTTCGTGTTCGGCGCCGCGCGCGGGCTGCTGCTCGTCGTGGTCGCGATGCTGTTCTTCAACTGGTTCGTGCCGGCCGAACGCCAGCCGCAGTGGGTCGCCGGGGCCAAGTCCCGTCCGGTGCTGGTTTCCATCGGCGACAGGCTGATCGCCGCATTGCCGGAAGATCCGGAGCAGGCAATCATGGACCGTATCCGCTCTGGCCGCGCCGGCGCAGGCGCTGTCACGGACGACCAGGACGGAGAGGACACAGGCTACAGCCCGTCCGAGCGCCAGGGACTGGACCAGCTGACACGTGGCGGCAGCGGCAACTGA
- a CDS encoding PilZ domain-containing protein — translation MDEQRDERRKLPRHRTLKSARIVFGNLSQVFDCIIRNASDEGVLLKVSDTLAIPEEFLLYIDADHIRRPARAVWRTEDQIGVRFTGPAESTLKKGG, via the coding sequence ATGGACGAGCAAAGGGACGAGCGAAGGAAACTGCCGCGTCATCGCACGCTGAAGTCAGCGCGGATCGTGTTCGGCAATCTCTCGCAGGTCTTTGACTGCATCATCCGCAACGCCAGCGACGAGGGCGTGCTGCTCAAGGTGTCCGATACGCTGGCGATTCCCGAAGAATTCCTGCTCTATATCGACGCCGACCACATCCGCCGCCCGGCCCGCGCCGTCTGGCGCACGGAAGACCAGATCGGCGTCAGGTTCACCGGCCCGGCCGAGAGCACGCTGAAGAAGGGCGGCTGA
- the radA gene encoding DNA repair protein RadA: protein MARRSSSFVCQSCGAVSSKWAGRCDSCGEWNSIVEEQTGSGIGGGPGRAKPGRGRVVPLVGLSGETREAPRFLSGIKELDRVTGGGFVRGSALLVGGDPGIGKSTLLIQAAAALARGGLKSVYISGEEAIDQVRLRAERLGLADAPVALAAETSVEDILATLDASPPPALLILDSVQTLWTDVVDSPPGTVTQVRASAQAMVRYAKKSGTAMVLVGHVTKDGQIAGPRVVEHMVDAVLYFEGDGAHQYRILRSVKNRFGATDEIGVFEMTGAGLQEVANPSALFLGERSMNAPGSAVFAGLEGSRPLLIEIQALVAPSPLGTPRRAVIGWDSARLSMILAVLEARCGVRFSQHDVYLNVAGGLRINEPGADLAVAAALVSSLSGLALPANCVYFGEVSLSGAIRPVAQGQARLKEAQKLGFDRAICPQGNVKDGAGPDIAAEGLQELGEFIARISARTGVQTRD, encoded by the coding sequence ATGGCCCGCCGTTCGTCCTCCTTCGTCTGCCAGTCCTGCGGCGCCGTCAGCTCGAAATGGGCCGGCCGCTGCGATTCCTGCGGCGAGTGGAACTCGATCGTCGAGGAGCAGACCGGCAGCGGCATCGGCGGCGGCCCGGGTCGCGCCAAGCCGGGGCGCGGGCGGGTCGTGCCGCTGGTCGGCCTGTCCGGCGAGACCCGGGAGGCGCCCAGATTCCTGAGCGGCATCAAGGAACTGGATCGCGTGACCGGCGGCGGTTTCGTGCGCGGCTCGGCGCTACTGGTCGGCGGCGATCCGGGCATCGGCAAGTCGACGCTGCTGATCCAGGCTGCAGCCGCCCTCGCCCGCGGCGGGCTGAAATCGGTCTATATCTCGGGCGAGGAAGCGATCGATCAGGTGCGCCTGCGCGCCGAACGGCTCGGCCTTGCCGACGCACCCGTGGCGCTCGCTGCGGAAACCAGCGTCGAGGACATCCTCGCCACCCTGGACGCCAGTCCGCCCCCAGCGCTGCTGATCCTGGATTCGGTGCAGACGCTGTGGACCGACGTGGTCGATTCTCCGCCCGGCACGGTCACCCAGGTGCGCGCCTCGGCCCAGGCGATGGTGCGCTACGCCAAGAAGTCCGGCACCGCGATGGTGCTCGTCGGCCATGTCACCAAGGACGGCCAGATCGCCGGCCCGCGGGTGGTCGAGCACATGGTCGACGCGGTGCTGTATTTCGAGGGCGACGGCGCCCACCAGTACCGGATCCTGCGCTCGGTCAAGAACCGCTTCGGCGCCACCGACGAGATCGGCGTGTTCGAGATGACCGGCGCCGGCCTGCAGGAGGTCGCCAATCCGTCGGCGCTGTTCCTCGGCGAGCGGTCGATGAATGCGCCCGGATCGGCCGTGTTCGCCGGTCTGGAGGGCTCCCGTCCGCTGCTGATCGAGATCCAGGCGCTGGTCGCACCGTCGCCGCTCGGCACGCCCCGGCGCGCCGTGATCGGCTGGGACAGCGCGCGCCTGTCGATGATCCTCGCCGTGCTGGAGGCCCGGTGCGGCGTGCGTTTCTCCCAGCACGACGTCTATCTCAACGTCGCTGGCGGCCTACGCATCAACGAACCGGGCGCAGACCTTGCGGTCGCCGCCGCGCTCGTGTCCTCGCTCAGCGGGCTTGCCCTTCCGGCGAATTGCGTCTATTTCGGCGAAGTCAGCCTGTCGGGCGCCATCCGGCCCGTGGCCCAGGGTCAGGCACGGCTGAAGGAAGCGCAGAAACTGGGCTTCGACCGGGCCATTTGCCCGCAGGGCAACGTGAAGGACGGCGCCGGACCGGATATCGCGGCCGAGGGGCTCCAGGAACTTGGAGAATTCATCGCCAGGATTTCGGCCCGAACCGGCGTCCAGACCCGCGATTGA